From a single Athene noctua chromosome 2, bAthNoc1.hap1.1, whole genome shotgun sequence genomic region:
- the LRRC30 gene encoding leucine-rich repeat-containing protein 30: MGTEHSKNEGQRSMVFLRKGPKLPAWEDALLSGKEPKSLLKRGLRYVSLSLIMKGMTSTPEFLWGLPEVQKLNLSRNQLVVIPPSLGKLDRLVVLNLGGNCLKCLPKEIGLLRNLKVLFVNMNCLTEVPAELSLCRKLEVLSLSHNYISQLPLSFTDLTSLRKLNLSNNRFVQIPLCIFALRSLDFLHLGSNRLENIAESVQYLVNLQIFIVENNNIRTLPRSLCFITALELLNVDYNAIQTLPDELYLLRRLPRIAWNPMDKGLHIAHNPLSRPLPEVVEGGLDVLFNYLRQKKENN, encoded by the coding sequence ATGGGAACTGAGCATTCAAAGAACGAGGGCCAAAGGAGCATGGTTTTTCTGAGGAAAGGTCCAAAGTTGCCTGCATGGGAAGATGCTCTTCTCTCAGGGAAAGAGCCCAAGTCACTGCTGAAACGGGGATTGCGTTATGTCAGCTTGAGCCTCATAATGAAAGGGATGACCAGCACGCCTGAATTCTTGTGGGGACTGCCTGAGGTACAGAAACTGAACCTTTCACGTAACCAGCTGGTGGTGATTCCTCCTTCACTGGGGAAACTGGACAGGCTTGTAGTGCTGAACTTGGGTGGCAACTGCCTCAAGTGTCTGCCTAAAGAGATTGGGTTGCTGAGGAACCTGAAGGTCTTGTTCGTCAATATGAATTGCCTGACAGAAGtgccagcagagctcagcttGTGCAGAAAGCTGGAGGTTTTGAGCCTCTCACACAACTACATCTCACAACTGCCTTTGAGCTTCACCGACCTGACAAGTTTGAGGAAACTGAACCTCAGTAACAACCGCTTTGTGCAAATTCCGCTCTGCATTTTTGCACTGAGAAGCTTAGACTTCTTGCACCTAGGGTCCAACAGGCTTGAAAACATTGCAGAGAGTGTCCAGTATCTGGTCAATCTGCAAATCTTTATTGTAGAGAATAACAACATACGCACCCTTCCACGGTCTCTCTGCTTCATCACTGCTCTGGAGTTACTAAATGTTGATTACAACGCCATACAGACTCTCCCGGATGAGCTCTACCTGCTGCGCCGGCTGCCACGCATCGCATGGAACCCAATGGACAAAGGCCTCCACATCGCCCACAACCCCTTGTCCCGACCCCTGCCCGAGGTCGTCGAGGGGGGGCTGGATGTCCTCTTCAACTACCTCAGGCAGAAAAAGGAGAACAACTGA